The Sylvia atricapilla isolate bSylAtr1 chromosome 14, bSylAtr1.pri, whole genome shotgun sequence genome includes the window GATTAAATCCAACATTCCCAGATCTTAAGTGAAGCCCTCAAAAATCCTCATCAGATGATTTAAACAACTCCCTaaatgtccctgctcccagctcctaCACAGAGGgtggctcccagtgccaccagggtCCTGCAACACTTCAGCATCAGGAGGGGATGGAGTATCCCAAACTCTGCTGTTCCTCAGTCCAACAGGAAAAAGGATTAAAGGATGGGTTAAAGGGCTATAAAGGATTTCAGATTCTTGTTCCACcctctgctcacacacagctgcaaGGAGCACCCAGGTTCTTACAGCCTGAGGTATTCAGTTTGAAATTCATTCAATCCTATTTTACAAGATCCTCTAATGCAATGAATACTGGAGATAGGGAACTTTAACATTTTATCTATCAGAGTATCTGAAAACCCAAGTGGCAAATTCTGCAATAAAAGCTTTGCTGGGCTTTAAACCACTGAATTTCAGAGCTGTGTTGTTGTAAcattccctgccccactgcAAACCCCTGCAGGTGCATTCCCAGGGAATCCAGGCTGCCTCTGTACCTGCTGCATGGGACGAAGGTAAATGATCCTGTTCCTCTCTGGGGGCATCCTGAGGATCTGATCCAGGACCTGATCCATGTTCAGCTTCTTGCACTGGGCGTAGTCAAAGCGATTCACAACGGGGGCATTTTCCACCTTCAAGTGTTTCAACACACGGCACCTTGtagctggaaaaggaaataaaagactTCAGGAGGCTCCTGTCAGAGAATTTCAAGGCTGGCAGGTTCAAAAGGAGGCAAACAAGCAATAAAAGTACCAAAAGATTACATAAGTATATCAGATACAACCcagctcttcattttttttccacgtTATCATCAAACTTTTCAGCTGTGACCTTGCCAGAAGTGGCCTTTTAAAAGGCCATGCCAAATTTCATCTAATAACCTTCTTCTCCCTCTGTTTCCTTTCACTGAAATGGTCTGTGGGCTGCCACAGCTTCCAAAATCAGCTCAAACACAAAGGACTGAGAAGCCACacaatggaaaatgaaattgtttccTTTCTAGCAACACTGCTCATGTAATCaaaatttccttcaaaatcAACCTAtgttctttattctttattctggaataaagaaataattcctttctaCTTTCTACTTAGCAGAAATACAATTCTGCTAAGCAGACAGATCTCATGTCAGAAGAAAGTGTCTTCATTCAGCTGGTGCAGAAAACAATAAATGACCCAATCCAGCAGCAGTCACACCCTGACATGTGAAACTAATGCAACCCGAGTGGCAgcactgaaaacagatttttatcaTGTCAAGGAGGCAAAAGTATCATCCTGTCAGCTAAAAAACCTAGGGGAGAAtgaagaaatgagagaaaaacaaggTACTCAAACTCATTTCATCAACTTCTAATTACTGTATTAGCACTCTTCAATAAACATCTCATCTCCCTAATTGTCAGATCATTTCAGCTGTTGATTTTCAGATATTAATCTTTATTAAAGCTGTTATAAGAGCCATTCAGAGTGGGAAGCAGCAATATTAGGAGCTCTAATTCATCAGCAAGGCAGCTGATGAATACAAAATGAGCAGTGGCCTGACTTGAATTCTTTCAGGAATTCCCAATAATCCAGAGGGAGGAGGCAGCCCTGACATGAAGCACATACCATGGATGAACATCATTTTGGGGCAGTCTTTCAGCACCAAATCTGTTATTCCACAGTTGGTCAATGTGATTCCTACGAGGTTTTTGGATTTCAAAGTCAGTacctgaggggggaaaaaaaaataatgtatgaaAGGgtaaaaatgagagaaaaacaaattgaatTTTCCAAGATCCAGGAGGATATTAATTAATACAATATAGCTTCAGTTCCCAACAGGTGTTTATGGTGATAAAGCTGCAGGGAGTGAAGGAAAAGCCCTTACCTGAACATGGTCATCCTCAATCACAGGGTCACTGGTACTGGTGGATTTGTCAGCTGTCCTTTTCCTCTTGGTGGTTTGCCTTGGCTTTGGCTTTGCtacttctggaaataaaaacatgggggaaaaaaaaatctttcctctgcTCCACATCGGGGTAGCTGAGAACAGCCCATGACAACTTTTCCCACACAGGGAAATCCAAACACCTGCCTGGCTtcaaaataaatctctccttgCTCAAATCCCAGTTTTGTGCTCAAAATTATTCCTAATAAATAACTTTATTAGGTGAAAACCCAGGAATGCTGAAGCTACACCACAGAAAGACGTggagccaggaaaaaaagaaagattcaTGGTTATGTTACACTTGAATCTCTGCAGGAAACACAACATCCTCGACAAATACAAGACCCAAAATAGCTTTAATGTTTAAATAGTAGAAAATTATCTCCAACTTCTGGAAAATCTGTTCTTTGTAACTGTCACTAAGGTTTTCCTAATATTGCAAAGGATGTCCAGGTATAAAACCCTTTAATGCTCCCAAGCTCCACCAGGGACCTCAAATTCCTGCTTCATTTAACAGATGagtctttgaaaagaaatcacCACAAGCATTATTTCCAACAGGAAGAGGACAAAAATGCCctagaattaattttctgtcattaacagctcaaaatgagaaattattttactaaaACTAAGCTTTATTAAAACATATGGCATGTGCACAAAGATCTCCAATTAATTACTGGTCCTAAGGTAGAAAccagacattttaaatttaatagcAAGATCTCTTCTTGAAAACTGAGCTTCATCTACCTGCACAACATCTGAGGTGATTTAGGTTTTGTTAACACTTGGGAGCATTaaataaactggaaaaacaccaggatTTGAAGTGTTTGAATCATTCCATGTTAACAGAGGCAGGAATTTGTCCTCAATCTCCCCTACCTCCAACACTCACAGTTGTGTAAGCAGCACATTTCAtctttcagtttcattttacCTGCCAGATATTCCCAGCAAAGAATCCTGGATATATGAGGTTGTGCCAGTGCAAGATGATTATTTTGGAAACCAAGTGTATTTGAAAGAAACAGCAAGTTCTCCTCTCACATCtgttgttttctcccttcattCCAGCCCTtcaggggttttattttatgtcaGATGAACAAAACAATAAAGTGAAGCATGAGGGTGTTTAATAAAAGAACAATTTTCAGTAAGTTTGACCACCCTGCCTAAAACACTTGGAAGCAGAACCCAGGTCCAAAAGCCTGGCTCAGTTGTAATTGTGGCTTTATTGGTTGATAAAGCACCAGTTATAACCTTTGCCTTCTTGTTGAGATCTaagtgcagctgctgcctttgcagggaGCATTTCAGTGGAGAGACAGCTCCTGTCTCAATGAATCACAGCCCTCACAGAGGTACCAAAAAAtggcatttgcttttcaaaagggTAAAGCAAATACCGGTTAGGATGTacagagaacaaaaccagaaagagctGCAGGCAAGAAAATGTCAGTGGCACTTTCAGAAAATCCTGATTTTACCTGGTGATGGCACCTCTGCTCCATCAAGCTCTGACCCTTTCAAAGCACTCAGGTTGAAAAGCTGCACATCAGAGCTccctgggggagctgcagctgctcagagctgtgtgatggcagcactgcaggtacTCAGGAGTTACTCTGGGTGTAAATCCTACCTGGCTCTGACACCAGAGGCACGTGGGACAgcctgctcctggccctggtCAGGGGTCTCCGTGGATACTCCTCCTTGCAGTCCAGCTGCCAGCCCGGGGGCTGcgtgctctgctcctgcctgccagccccacaggcACTCCCACTagtcctgtcctgcccaggaggaggctgtgctgcagccccagggcagtgtGGCAGAGTCCTCAGTGCAAAGTCTGGCCCgtccctgcaggctgcactGGTGGAGGGGCTCTCCCCATCCATCCCCCCGCTCGTCCTGCGCCGCGAGGAGCAGCGGGAGCACACGGAGCTCTCCTCGGCCTCCCTCTGGCTGGAtgcatccctgctgcagggagagcagccacACTGCCTGcacccctctgctgctgcagggctgctgccagcacagtggGCTGCCTGGGCACAGTCAGCACCGGGAGAAGCAgcgctgcaggagctgggcgTCGCCGCGGATCCCGGGGCGCTGCCGCAGCCGCCGTAGGAATCTTTGCTCTTGCTCCTCTCGGGCATGTCGCTGGCTGCTTTCATGTCAGCTTTGATCTGCTCGCTGGTCACCTGGCAGCCCTTCTCACAGCTGCTTTCCTCCACGGGGAACTGCTTGGCCTGGCCTccgtggctgctgctgcatctcttCCGCAGGGGAGTTTTGCCTTTGCCGCTCactgcaggagagaagggagggacaaggatgagAAACTCCAAACAAACCTGAGTGTTACACAGGGCAGCCCAGAGGCCAGCCACAATCTCCCCGGGAATGGGAATTATTGGTGATTGTAGCTGTTGCTGCATCTTTGTAACATCTTGCAGCTATTTTTTGGAGTGATGCGCTGGAGGGTTTGCTACACGAAAACACCAAATTGTCCCAGAGCGGCTCACTGCTCACACAGGCACCACCACAGGAAAGACACACTGAAAACAATCAAAgaacacagaacagtttgggttgaaaagaCCTTAAAcctcacccagtgccaccccagccatgggcagggacactttctactgtcccaggctgctccagcctggccttgggcactgccagggatccagggcctCCTCGCAGGGAgggatttattttctaatatctaatctagaCAGGCTTCTGTTATCTTAAATAGGAGGGATACATCTGAGGAATCAAACAGGAAGAGAGACAGGACTGAAGTTCAGGTTTCAGCAGCAATCCTCAGCTCCCCCTCCTGGGtctgggcagtgctgccagcagtaGCAGCAGTCTGAGCTCATAGGTGAATAAAAACCCACACAAATCATAACAGAACTTAATCCCAggatcactgaggttggaaaagccctcccagcccatggagtccaagctgtgccccatcccaccttgtccccagcccagagttCTACGTgtcacctccagggatggggatccaaacctccctgggcactgccaaggcctgagcgCCCTTTCCACACAAGAATTCCTCCTGAATGTCTGTCTCAATCCTCTCAGCTCTTTACACCACCCCaagccccaaatcccaaatACTGGCAGCACAAAAGTTGATGAAAATTCTCTACTAACACAGATTCTTTCCCTGCTGAAACTAGAACTGTGGGCTCACAGGCCTGATAAATTCTGTCCACTTGGGAACCCCAAAGAGGAGCTGCTGATCAGTGCAGCACCACTATTTGTGTTTTTGTCCAAAACCTGTGACAGGAGCTCAAAACATGTCCTTGCACCTTCATTCTACATTCCAAACTAAGCTGGAAATGAGCCTGAACCACAGGGAAAGAGTGAAACTTAAGAAGGAATGTGGCACACCTGAAGGTTCTCTGGTTTCCACTGGatccctgctcttctcctccCCATCTGAGTAACTCTGTGCAATGCTGTTGGAGATGCAGGCTCTGGAAGTGCTCAtgttttcctcctcatcctcactgTCTGAATCATGGATGGTAATAGGAGTTGCTTTTACAACAGGTTGAATTCCACTTGGTCCTGAGAAGGAGAATATcaatattttatgtaaaaaattaaCCAAGCACGGAttgaaagactgaaaaactTTTAGCCCTGCTTGAAAAACTGGTAAGGAATTAATTTAGGCATCCATTCTGTGGGTCCCTCATTAAAATCCAAATGGGAGAAGAgcaaaatactgcatttcagCATTAAAGCATTCTGGTTTGGAAGGGGAGGAGGGTCACAATGGAATGTGACAATGTCACAATGTCACTTCATGTTGTTGGGATATTCAGTAGAAAATTCTATTGTCCAGCAAAAAGTGGCAATCAAAGAAATCAAGGCTGCCTTGTGTCATTAATACAAATTAAATGaacactggaacaagttgtCCTGGcttgagaaaaagcaaaaccaacccAAGTGCTGCAGAAAGAACTAAGGCCATGAACAGAGCAAAAGGACAAGTTCATTCAGGCCTTCTGACTTTTATTACACTGAGCACAAAAATCAGGCTTTAAGGTCAAGGTATTTCCCTGCATATGCAAAgacagctctgggctggaaCACAGAATAAATTCCTTCACAGCACCAAGCTGTGCTAACATCATTATCCAAAATTAGGCAACCCAGCTGaaccaaaacaccccaaaccagaCTTACAGTGGGAAATGAATCCCTGAGGGAGATCCCAAGAGGTGATTTCTTCCCAAACCCAGTTACCTGCTTGCTCCTCATCCACCTCCATGGGaacagcctggctgggagctggcagctcgtcctggccctgccctgcagcctgccctTCCTCCTGGGCCACCTCCTCCATCTCATTCAGGGCTGCCAAGGGGAACAGGAGGTCAGGAGTGGGCAAGAGAATCAACAGGGCCCTCAAAACACTCACAAGAAATGAGTAACAACTGCCTTGGTTCCCTTGGGGAGCCTCTGGGTTGCACAAAGTCTCTCCGAGATTTGTTCCACAACTCTGTAGCCAAAGCTCAGCCTAACTTTTGGGGTTTGGTTCACTCAGAAAAGATTAAAGCTCCACCCCAGGAGCTGAAAGGAATATACACTGAAATTTTGTTGTTCTGTCTTCACCAGGAGCCTGTGTGAGTGGGAATGCAGgtaaaatccccccaaaaaagctcCTCCAGGATTACTGCCAGCTgcaaatccccccaaaaaagctcCCCCAGGGTTACCCTCAGCCCCaatctgctgctcctcagcagggcCCTCCTGGGGCAGCTCGTTCTCCTCGTTCTGCTCGTTGGGGTGCTGGTGGTTGTTGTGGTGGATGttggggttgttgttgttgttgttgttctggtggttgttgttgttgtcattgtCATTGTTGGAGTTCTGGTTGCTCACCAGGGCAGAGGAGACCCCAATTCCTGTGCCTGCACTTAGGCCCACACGAGCACAACCCTGGGgacaaagagcagaaattcagGTTTGGAAACGGGGACTCGTCATCTCCACATTCCCTAAAGGCAacaggaaaaccaaaaaaaggtgCTGGAGTTGTCTGGGATAGCACAGTTCTAACAGGGAAACTGTCCCTCAGATTTCCTGACTGCAGAGGTCCCTCTTCAGGCTGGGAACCCAGAACTTACACTGTTGACCTCCTAATGAAAGGGAAAGTCCTCAAAGTGCTTCACTGTAATCTATTAATTGTGGTAATCTATTAATTTGCTGTGGGATCATGACATGAACACAATCAGATCAGAGtctccccagcacacagcagcctaCAGGTGCCATTGATGACCAAAGGAAGCAGGTTTTACACTCTCACTGCCTGCCAGCAGCTTGCCAAGGAGTTGTGTTCCAGGGTGGGAGGGGACAAcgtgaagaaataaaattcccaACCTTCGAAAGCACTTCAAAAAGGAAACACCACCCCCATTTCACCCAGCAAAAAATCATAAAAACCCCTTTGTATTGGAAAGAGGGGCCTAAGAGGataaaaaacaatataaaaagcagcagcatggtGAAATATCAGCAGACACCTTGAGAGAATCAGTGAGTTTTACTTCTGACAGAATCAAcgaattttattttctggtcaCATGTTCATTCCTTGCCACTGCTCCCATGTGCAGAAGCAGCACCATTCTCCCCAGCATATCATACTAAAAGCAACTGCAAACCCAAGTAATTAATTACCAATCTCTTCAATTAATGACGACTTGGAGAAGCAAGcaaagcagctggagcacacTGGATTGCCAACGAAATGGACACAAGTAAAAATCCTGGCAAtgagaaaaagccaaaaccatTCTCTGCAATTTACCTTTGGAGGCTCTCTGAACATCTGGTCCAGAGAAATAAACTCCAAACTGGGCAGTAACTCGATGAACTGACTGAAAGAGTCCAGCTTGATGGCGTGGCATCTCACCAGGGTCAGGTCAACCAGGCGGGTCCACCTCGAGTGGTCTGGGAACACAAGAGAGGCCTTTCCTCAGGGATTCCCACCTCACCCCTTGTTTATTAACCCCCTTTTCAGATCTGAGAGCAGCATCCTGTGGAtctccatcctgctcccagcatCACCATGGCCCCAAAGCAAGCATCATCTACTGTACTTACTAACAACAGAACAAGCAGTACTAGAGCAGAGAAATTCTGGTTTAGCACAGAAATTCATAGAATAGCTCTGAAATTTCAAAGGTGTGCAATACCTGTGATCCAATTATTTGGGTTATGTAGATGTGGGCAGTTGTAAATGACCAGATActtgatgaaagaaaaaacttcaTTTACAGCTTTCATACCAATATCTGTAATAATTCCTGGGTTTTCAACCACATCAGCCAAGCCGTACCTCACCAAGTCCGTACTCGTCATTTTACCTACAAAAGAgaggagcagacacagcagtAAATTTGCCTTTTATAGCAGGATTTTCTAACTCCTTATTGATCAGATCATTCCTTTAATAAAGCTCAGCTTTCCCACTTTCAAGGAGTGAGGAAAACCAGATCTGGCTGCATGAGATCAGCCCCAATACATGCAACATTAATATTCTTATTAATCGCTGAGAACATGATTGAAAACACAGCAATTTCTGTAATCCTGATGGGGCTTTTTTATGGACATAAAAAGTGTCATACACTGTAGCAAAAACTCATCAACGTAGCCTAGGTGAAGAGTTTCAAACTGTGGGAATTCCAGTTCAGCCatcttcaaagcagaaaaaacaccaTCTTTGGTCAAGGAAGGCTGGATCCGCACTTCGTGCAACCTGCAGGGAATCCAGAATTGCTCCCATCAAAATTCGggccaaaacacagaaaacactcAAGAAGCTGCTCTGTTCTAACAAAACAGAGAATCTGGCAGGACTCTGAGGGTATTTGCAGTGATTTTAATCACAGAACACTCTTGTTATGCAAAGTCTGTACGTGTTTTCCTTAAACTTTGATGGTCGTTCTGTCCCCTGGATGTCATTTCTGACACGtatttgaaaaaggagaggcaAAGAGAGATCTGGAGGGAGGTACCTTCGTGCAGCAGTTATGATGAGGTAGCCAAGATCCACTTCAAGTGCATTCTTGCAAGCTCCCAGAACTATAGTGTGCAAATTCCTAAAACCACCTGGCAAATAAAGAACACCCTTCTTACACTCcagcctcacagcacagccttcaCATTTTCACCAGCCTTGTCTTGACCTTTTTTAGcaaatcaaaaaaaaaccccaaatatctGCACCCAACTCCTTCAATCCTGGTTCTGCTCATCAACAAATGCAGCTCATTAGGAGTTAATTGCAGTTGGAATATCAAAATGATACCCAACACAGAGCATATTTAGCACCACGACCACAGTTCCAAACACTCAAAAAGGATATgctacagacaaaaaaaaaaaaaacaaaactccagaaTTTGCTAAagctttaattaatttatttttctttaggtaTGAAGGATATGGAGCTTCCCACCTGATCTCCAGCTGTCTTCTACCACGTGCTGGATAAGTCCTCCAAGAAATGGAACACGGACCAGTTCCAAGTGCTCCAGATTCCTGGCAGAAGCCAGGCCTGTCACCAGGGGAACGTACTTCAGGGAGTTGGTGGGTCCTGCACACAACAAGGCCAAAAAGACAGAGCAGATTGTTCACTTCTCCCTCAGTTACCCCATGGAAGAACTACAACACATCCACACAAATCCCTCCAGAGCAGGAAGTCAACAGAACCACACAGCACCAAGTtaagggacaggacagggagagagatTTCTGTCCAACACCACAAATCAAACAAGGGCTGCTCTCAGAATGTGCAGCTCCAAGACTTTAACAGAACCAGATTGCCTCCATGCTCTACCATCCCCTTCAGACAGGAAGAATCCCTCTTACCAGCACAGTTCCTCATGACAAAAGCACGTAAGCTGATACAAAGGAAATCTTTAAAAGGCTGTGGTTTGGTGAGTCTCACCCACTTCAAATAAAGGTGCCTCAGCATTGGGATACAAGGAATCTCAGGGACATTCACCCCTAATAAtacataaacaaaacaaacaaacattttaaacgAGCTTTAAACTAACCCAACTGCATGACAAATTCCTGGCTTTCAAAAGGaagcttttctgtgctctgtggcaCGTGAGAAAAGCTGGGAACACTTGAAACACCAGTTCTTC containing:
- the FBXO38 gene encoding F-box only protein 38 isoform X2, with the protein product MLRHLYLKWVRLTKPQPFKDFLCISLRAFVMRNCAGPTNSLKYVPLVTGLASARNLEHLELVRVPFLGGLIQHVVEDSWRSGGFRNLHTIVLGACKNALEVDLGYLIITAARRLHEVRIQPSLTKDGVFSALKMAELEFPQFETLHLGYVDEFLLQCKMTSTDLVRYGLADVVENPGIITDIGMKAVNEVFSFIKYLVIYNCPHLHNPNNWITDHSRWTRLVDLTLVRCHAIKLDSFSQFIELLPSLEFISLDQMFREPPKGCARVGLSAGTGIGVSSALVSNQNSNNDNDNNNNHQNNNNNNNPNIHHNNHQHPNEQNEENELPQEGPAEEQQIGAEALNEMEEVAQEEGQAAGQGQDELPAPSQAVPMEVDEEQAGPSGIQPVVKATPITIHDSDSEDEEENMSTSRACISNSIAQSYSDGEEKSRDPVETREPSVSGKGKTPLRKRCSSSHGGQAKQFPVEESSCEKGCQVTSEQIKADMKAASDMPERSKSKDSYGGCGSAPGSAATPSSCSAASPGADCAQAAHCAGSSPAAAEGCRQCGCSPCSRDASSQREAEESSVCSRCSSRRRTSGGMDGESPSTSAACRDGPDFALRTLPHCPGAAAQPPPGQDRTSGSACGAGRQEQSTQPPGWQLDCKEEYPRRPLTRARSRLSHVPLVSEPEVAKPKPRQTTKRKRTADKSTSTSDPVIEDDHVQVLTLKSKNLVGITLTNCGITDLVLKDCPKMMFIHATRCRVLKHLKVENAPVVNRFDYAQCKKLNMDQVLDQILRMPPERNRIIYLRPMQQVDTLTLEQKIFSGPYPYHICIIHEFSNPPNVRNKVRVRSWMDTIANINQELIKYEFFPEATRTEEDLKKYPKYPWGRDIYTLEGIVDGAPYSMITDFPWLRSLRTAEPNSYARYDFEDDERTTIYAPRRKGQLSADICMETIGEEISELRQVRKGVFQRVVAIFIHYCDVNGEPVEDDYI
- the FBXO38 gene encoding F-box only protein 38 isoform X1; the encoded protein is MGPRRKTVKASAVSREGAESTKAEEPKDYMNQLSHEVLCHIFRYLPLQDIMCMECLSRKLKEAVTLYLRVVKVVDLCAGRWWEYMPTGFTDSSFLTLLRKMPDIEQLYGLHPRYLERRRVRGHEAFSIPGVLEALQACPNLLGVETSHLELVEAIWTYMPQVHILGKFRNRNGAFPIPPENKLKIPIGAKIQTLHLVGVNVPEIPCIPMLRHLYLKWVRLTKPQPFKDFLCISLRAFVMRNCAGPTNSLKYVPLVTGLASARNLEHLELVRVPFLGGLIQHVVEDSWRSGGFRNLHTIVLGACKNALEVDLGYLIITAARRLHEVRIQPSLTKDGVFSALKMAELEFPQFETLHLGYVDEFLLQCKMTSTDLVRYGLADVVENPGIITDIGMKAVNEVFSFIKYLVIYNCPHLHNPNNWITDHSRWTRLVDLTLVRCHAIKLDSFSQFIELLPSLEFISLDQMFREPPKGCARVGLSAGTGIGVSSALVSNQNSNNDNDNNNNHQNNNNNNNPNIHHNNHQHPNEQNEENELPQEGPAEEQQIGAEALNEMEEVAQEEGQAAGQGQDELPAPSQAVPMEVDEEQAGPSGIQPVVKATPITIHDSDSEDEEENMSTSRACISNSIAQSYSDGEEKSRDPVETREPSVSGKGKTPLRKRCSSSHGGQAKQFPVEESSCEKGCQVTSEQIKADMKAASDMPERSKSKDSYGGCGSAPGSAATPSSCSAASPGADCAQAAHCAGSSPAAAEGCRQCGCSPCSRDASSQREAEESSVCSRCSSRRRTSGGMDGESPSTSAACRDGPDFALRTLPHCPGAAAQPPPGQDRTSGSACGAGRQEQSTQPPGWQLDCKEEYPRRPLTRARSRLSHVPLVSEPEVAKPKPRQTTKRKRTADKSTSTSDPVIEDDHVQVLTLKSKNLVGITLTNCGITDLVLKDCPKMMFIHATRCRVLKHLKVENAPVVNRFDYAQCKKLNMDQVLDQILRMPPERNRIIYLRPMQQVDTLTLEQKIFSGPYPYHICIIHEFSNPPNVRNKVRVRSWMDTIANINQELIKYEFFPEATRTEEDLKKYPKYPWGRDIYTLEGIVDGAPYSMITDFPWLRSLRTAEPNSYARYDFEDDERTTIYAPRRKGQLSADICMETIGEEISELRQVRKGVFQRVVAIFIHYCDVNGEPVEDDYI